The following nucleotide sequence is from Schistocerca serialis cubense isolate TAMUIC-IGC-003099 chromosome 4, iqSchSeri2.2, whole genome shotgun sequence.
gctgcttacaagaataatatacagaagaatggaaaagaaaattgagaatgcgctaggtgacgatcagtttggctttaggaaaagtaaagggacgagagaggcaattctgacgttacggctaataatggaagcaaggctaaagaaaaaccaggacactttcatcggatttgtcgacctggaaaaagcgttcgacaatataaaatggtgtaagctgttcgagattctgaaaaaaagtaggggtaagctatagggagagacgggtcatatacgatatgtacaacaaccaagagggaatattaagagtggacgatcaagaacgaactgctcgtattaaaaagggtgtaagacaaggctgtagcctttcgccccctattCTTCTATCTattcatcgaggaagcaatgatggaaatgaaagaaaggttcaggagtggaattaaaatacaaggtgaaaggatatgaatgatacgattcgctgatgacattgctatcctgagtgaaagtgaagaagaattaaatgatctgctggacggaatgaaccgtctaatgagtacacagtatggtttgagagtaaatcggagaaagacgaaggtaatgagaagtagtagaaatgagaacagcgaggaacttaacatcaggattgatggtcacgaagtatatgaagttaaggaattctgctacctaggcagtaaaataaccaatgatggacggagcaaggaggacatcaaaagcagactcgctatggtaaaaaaggcatttctggccaagagaagtccactaatatcaaataccggccttaatttgaggaagaaatttctgaggatgtacgtctggagtacagcattgtatggtagtgaaacaaggactgagggaaaaccggaacagaagagaatcgaagcatttgagatgtggtgctatagacgaatgctgaaaattaggtggactgatgaggtaaggaatgaggaggttctacgcagaatcggagaggaaaggaatatgtggaaaacactgataaggagaagggacaggatgataggacatctgctaagacatgagggaatgacttccatggtactagagggagctgtagagggcaaaaactgtagaggaagacagagattggaatacgtcaagcaaataattgaggacgtaggttgcagtggctactctgagatgaagaggttagcacaggaaaggaattcgctgtgggccgcatcaaaccagtcagtagactgacgagggaaaaaaaaaaaaaaaaaaacaggcacatGCGATTCTTTCCTCCTGACTGCGTATGTTCCATCTAACTCGGTATTGCTGTGAAATTAATAAAATTGTCAAATAGATCAAATTATTCTTCCCTTGCGTTATTTCTCGTTTGTGATAGTCATTCAAGAATTTTAGCAACGTACTGAAACATGTCTCTGAGAGATAGGTTTCTCTCCAACTGCCCTACTTTtaggaaattaaatttctgtcgaaCTGCTTAATTTTGCATTTTGTCGACACATTGTTGCGTATTACACAGACCGATACAGTATACAGCTTATATTCTCTCAAACTAGTTGCGAGGGTTTTTTTCTCAATCTAATCTAGCGCAGTTTAAAATATCAATGACCTTGCAGTTGACACTCAGTAACCTCCAGAATGCCGTCCATTTTGTTTTAACTATTCTATTAAGGCCGTCTGCTCAGGCATTTATATAGCATGCGGACGTATGTTCTGTCTGTGCACCCTCTCAGAATAGGAGGGTCTGACCCGTGGATCACCGATTTAAATCAATTTTACAAAGACGTTCTAGGTTGAAAACGGAGAGACACGTCTTTTGGCTTCTTACTTAACACTTCCTAGTTCTTGAAAAATCTAGGACAAAATTGATGACGGAAAGTCAACGCTATATATCGAAAGATTgtctaaaacattttttattaatataatatgagttccaaatttatttatgtttgcgTTCTTAAAGTTtgagttttcatgctgtagcttgagTATCCGTCATTCGACACGTCTAGCAGAGCGACATTGGCGGTCGAGCCGTCGAAGCGTTAGAATGGCTGGTCTGTTTTCGATTCCTGGTCGTATCTTTTTTTCactacacacacactatatatatctgAAATGATTTTCTTTGCCTTTTTTCGAAATAAAACACCAGGAGTTACGATGATCAATCAAGTAAGAATATACAACACGTTGACAGTTATTTTCATGGTGATACATGGCGTACTACATAGGACTTTTGTAGATGATGGTGGTGACGATGAACCAACTAGCACTGTGAAAGTGATACAACGGAAATGTACCTCACTTTGTCAACCGTGTAACGTTTACTTTTTCCGACAATTAAAGAATTTCATCGTGTGACGTCAAAATCATACAACATGTAGCAAAGCAGATAATTAAAACATAGGATAAATGCTGTCAAAATTCAAGAGTTGGTCCATAAGCAGTTGTCAACGCCTGTCTTTCAATATACGCTTTTATATGCTTGGTACGCCTGCAAATTGGTGTCCGATATATATGTTTTTAGCTATGTGATTGAAGTATGTTTTCCACGAACAATGTACTGGAAAAAAATAGTGCGGCGAGATTTCGTtggtgtgttgcgcatggtgcgagAAATATTTATCTTTTGCCTGCTTTTCAAGCCACTGATTACGAGAACGCTCATGAACAGACGATCAGTTGGATTTACGCAATACCACACTTTAGACGTACTTTTATCTATGTATCACCTTAAAAATAACTGTCAATTCATTGTATACAGTTTTTTGATTATTGATCATTCCTCCTCGTGTTTTACATAAATGTTTCAAGCCACTGATTACGAGAACGCTCATGAACAGACGATCAGTTGGATTTACGCAATACCACACTTTAGACGTACTTTTATCTATGTATCACCTTAAAAATAACTGTCAATTCATTGTATACAGTTTTTTGATTATTGATCATTCCTCCTCGTGTTTTACATAAAAGAGGGAAAAAGAAGTATTCGAATTATCAGAATATTATCTGATACACCGAATAAAAATATCGAATGAAAAAAGCGACGATCAAGTATCGAACACGGACCAGCGGACTGATAGTTTAATATCTTGACTGCTCAACCGCTGGCCTCTCCCTGCTAGACGTGTAGAGCTACAGTATGAAAGCAAAAACGTTAACAACACTATTATTATTAACTTTGGACCCAatatcatttaataaaaatgtttgtttgtagaCGATCTTTCGATATATAGCATTGCAAATACGATTTTTTTTATCATCACTTTTGATCTCGGTTTCTTCAAAAACTAGCGAGTGTCTATCAAAAAGCCGAAAAACACGCATTTTAATTTGTCCATAGAGTAATGTATAGTGGTGTCTTTTCTTATTTCCACCTATATAGTTGCAAGATCCATCACTCGGTCTGTTCTTCCATAATTTTCGATGTTGATTTCTCGTTTTCAGTTAACTTATTAAACAATTTTGATGGTGCGTACATTCACTTGCAAGGGTGCGTCATGTGACTGTACCTGCCCAtgatgcactatgggacttaacgtctgaggtcatcagtcccctggaactaattaaacctaactaacccaaggacatcacacacacatccatgcccgagacaggaatcgaaccggcgaccgtagcagtcgcggatgTACTGATGCAATAAGGTACTGGTATAGtattatcttaaaaaaataaaacgtCAGGTATTTCATCTATAACGCCGATCATTCGGTCGTCTTTGTCATAACCTAAAACCTGCAATGTGTGTACTTCCAGCAATCAGTGGAAAGAATGGTCCTAGAAACCTTCCGTGAAACGCATGAGCATAATGGTTGgacaacagaagaaagaaaatttactaatattttgtttttcaaatgAGGTTAAATATTGATCCCATTGTAATAcagaattttgtttatttacaacttAATTCTTTACAAGTCTTTTGCATATCTCCTCTTAATACTTTAACACATTTAACACCTTGAAAGGGAAAAAAATATTAACATTGTCCGCTATGAGAACCCGCTAGCGAGATTGTTTCACATATGTTACATAGTTTTAAGGACGTTAACGATGTTCACGAGATCAGTTTCCCGGTCTATtcctttgaggaggaggaggaggaggaggaggaggaggaggaggaggaagaatcaCGAATAAAATATCACCATTCACCAAATACTGTCCAGGCGCGCTTCTGGTGAGATACTGGTAACCGGGTACGAGCGTTTTAGGCCTTAGGTAGGGGACTGATTGGTGTCACCGACTGGTACTTGTGCCTCGTGATCCAGAGGAAGTTGTCCCCTGCGAAGTAGTCCTCCACCTCGTTGAGGGTGCGGCCTTTCGTCTCCGGCATTATCAGGTACACGAGGAGGGTGCCGAGGAGGCTGGCCATGCCGAAGGCCATGAAGATCCCGGCGATGCCGATGACGTCGGTTAAGAAGGGGAAGACTTTGGTGGCGACGAAGAGGCCCGAGTTGAAGATGAAGAAGGTGTAGCCGCCGGCGACGCCGCGCACGCGCGCGGGCAGCAGCTCGCCGATGGCGATCACGGGCAGCAAGAAGAAGCCGGCCGTGTTGGTGGCCACGTAGAGCAGCAGTAGCGCCGCGATCACCATCGGCTCTGACGCCGGCACAGGCTCGGAGGCGGGCCGGTGTTCCTTCAGCAGGCAGACGACGCCCAGCGCCAGGGCCGAGAGAGCCGACAGCACGCCCGACACCATGGCCATGCGCCGGCGCGTCCACCATATGAGCAGGCAGCAGCCCACCACGCAGAAGACCATGCgcaccaccgccaccgccaccgagAACGTCTCGCCCTTGATCTGGCTGCCCGTCGAGCTGGCCGACTTGACCACGATGTCGACGCCGTAGAAGATGACGAGGAACGTGCCCGATACGATCTGCATGATGTTCAGCAGGTTGACGATGAGTAAGGGCTTGTAAACCTGGGGCATTACGAACACCTTGCAGCAGCCGCCCTTGGTCTGTGAGGCCTGCTGCTCGTCGTCCGACCGCGCGCGCTCGATCAGCTCTGTCAGCTCGCGAGCCACCTGCAATCACATCGTGTGATATGTTACAGTACAGAATAGTGACGGGTAGAAATTAGAAATCAAGTCACACCAGAGGCAGAGGCGGAAGCAGGAACTAAACAAGTAAGTTGCAAGTGGGTCATGTCGTCGACACATAACGACACTGTATGCTAAGTGAACATACACATGCAGCAGAAGCGAGAGCGACAGAAAACTGAAGGAAGCGAGACATGtgcagggtggtccaaaagtccggaaacaccctcataaaatccaaatggagtagcagacaaggaaacagagtccctacacacgaggatcGGGAAGGGGGaatctttataggctatgccaccaacatggtccaaagcgaggggaaagatccaccgtggtataacaatcatgtacgaaaggtactacggaaacaaagaaagcttcatcataggtttaagagtagtcgaatcatagctcataaggaaaagctgaacgaagcgaaaaagagcgtaaagagagcaatgagagaagcattcaacgaattcgaacataaaacattggcaaacaatctaaacaagaaccctaaaaagttttggtcatatgtaaaatcggtaagcggatctaaatcccctattcagtcactcgttgaccacgatggcaccgaaacagaggacgaccgaagaaaggcagaaatactgaattcagtgttccgaaactgtttcactgcggaaaatcgtaacacggtccctgacttcagccgtcgcacggacgccaaaatggaaaatattgaaataaacgatatcggaattgaaaatcaactgctatcacttagtagcggaaaagcatccggaccagacgagatacccttaagattctacagtgattatgctaaagaacttgccccctttctatcagcaatttatcgtagatcgctggaagaacgtaaagtacctagcgactggaagaaagcgcaggtcgttcccattttcaagaagggtcataaatcagatgcgaataattataggcctatttcgcttacgtcaatctgttgtagaataatggaacatgttttgtgttctcgtattatgacgttcttagataatacaaatctccttcatcataaccaacatggattccgcaaacagagatcatgtgaaactcagctcgccctatttgtccaagaaattcacagtgccgtagacactggcgagcagattgatgccgtattcctggacttcaggaaggcatttgatacggttccgcacttacgtttagtgaaaaaaatacgagcttacggaatatcggaccaggtttgtgattggattcaggatttcctagaagaaagaacacaacatgtcattcttaacggttcaaaatctgcagatgtagaggtaatttcgggagtaccgcagggaagcgtgataggacctttattgtttacaatatacataaatgacttagttgacaacatcggtagctccgtgaggctatttgcagatgacacggttgtctacaagaaagtagcaacatcagaagactcgtacgtactccaggaggacctgcagaggattaatgcatggtgcgacagctggcagctttccctaaacgtagataaatgtaatataatgcgcatacataggggcagaaatccattccagtacgattatgccataggtggtaaatcattggaagcggtaacgaccgtaaaatacttaggagttactatccggagcgatctgaagtggaatgatcacataaaacaaatagtgggaaaagcaggcgccaggttgagattcataggaagaattctaagaaaatgtgactcatcgacgaaagaagtagcttacaaaacgcttgttcgtccgattcttgagtattgctcatcagtatgggacccttaccaggttggattaatagaagagatagacatgatccagcgaaaagcagcgcgattcgtcatggggacatttagtcagcgcgagagcgttacggagatgctgaacaaactccagtggcggacacttcaagaaaggcgttacgcaatacggagaggtttattatcgaaattacgagagagcacattccgggaagagatgggcaacatattactaccgcccacatatatctcgcgtaatgatcacaacgaaaagatccgagaaattagagcaaatacggagacttacaagcagtcgttcttcccacgcacaattcgtgaatggaacagggaaggggggatccgatagtggtacaataagtaccctccgccacacaccgtaaggtggctcgcggagtatagatgtagatgtagatgtagatggcggccatcttgaaagccaccatcttggattcaactccaaaatttaaaATGCGAATGTGgacatgtgacatatcaaacagatagagaatttcaccagaaaaacaatgccgatgttattttaaacataggtttattcattctcgggttataaccagttacatgtggcagcagtgggacgctcggcagcgtgagtattacgtactgagaagtcatagaATGGGGGTCTGGAACGGTGCagagtgactatcccatgcctgatatgttacatgtgtgtaactgttaggtatcatttactcatgcttaCGTTTTCATCATTGTTTCCCTATTtccaggttacaaaatgtccttaacacatgaagaacgcattgaaatcatcttgatatcaggagaaagaagcacacgggtcattgctgaggatttcaacattCGTCACCCAGCCAAACAGCCCACCACTCACAGCGCacttgccaagcttttggccaaattccgagcaacaggttctgttgCAGATAAACCtgaggctggaagaccaaaatccgccatcgatgaagcaacaacagtgagcgtgtttgcatcatttagcaagagtccgcaatggagtactcgtcgcctgtcacaagaatgtggtgttagccgtacctccatactgcgaattttatcgttGCACTAATggcaaccatacaaaattcagctctaCAACATCTGAACGgggatgacccagaccgtcggtacagttcgcagaatgggtgacacagcagctgcagataaacccacgtttccctaTCAGCTGCTGTCCAGTGAttaagccaatttctttatcaatggtgaagtgaacaagcagaatcataGATACTGGTCAGACAaaaatccgcactggattgatgcttccaaaacggtcgactcacaaaaagtgatggtctggtgtggtgtgtagGGTACCAAAGTCGCTGGACCTTTTTTTATTGATAGTACGTTAACAGCCaatggttatctgaggttattgggtGAATAAGTGTTTCCCTCGTTGGTAACGGAGGACCGGagatttccggaattcttccagcatgatggagccccaccacattatgggcacaatgtgcgagcatacctggacgtgcagttccctcaaaagtggattggtagTAGGGGTGCTggggagtggccaccacgttcaccagatttgactccatCGGATTTTTATCTCTGGGGTCATGTCAAAACACtggttttttatgtgaaaatacgggatttgcatcatctaaagcagcgcttTGTTGACGCGTGTGGTCAAATCCagacagatgtgttggtcaaagttcatcaggactgggttcagaggatagcattaacaatccaacatgatggacaacatatcgagccattcctatgactatTGGTGGTCTGTcaggactgtgtaacatcggcttcatgtctcttcggcacataacacacatgctgctgaGCGTCCCACCGCTgtcacatgtaactggctataacctgagaatgaataaagctatgtttaaaatcacAACGGCAtttgttttctggtgaaattctctatctgtttgataagtcacatgaccacattcccatttgaaattttggagttgaatccaagatggcggcggcataacctataaagtttcccccttcccgttcctcgtatgtagggactctgtttccttgtctgCTACTCCATATGAATTTTATGAGgatgtttccggacttttggaccatccTGTATTTTCGTTAGCTCATAGGACATTCTGCAAGAAACTCTGTCTCTCTCAAGAGCACATAGTGAGAAACTGACAGAGCAGTTAAAGTGACTGTGGCAGAATAAGGAGGATACATGCAGTTATTACAAACCAAACCTTGCACCATAGTCTCATGCTTGCTTCCTTTAAAAACCCCAGATCTCCAGCTTTCATCATGAGTTGATCATTGGGATCGATGGAATTCACATTAATAGCTCGCGACTCCGTGATTacgatactgtagtgaatctaCGTCCTAGACGCTCCAGAACATTCTATGAATTAGCTGAAGATGACCCTTATGAACATCATGCTGGTCGTCACCTACCATCTACTGATGGAGGAACTGATTGTCTTCCAACAACACCACATCGCTGGGTGCTGCCAGCACTGAACTTCTACACAGAAGCCAGCAACAGGGCCCCATGAGAGCCATGTTTCTGATCTAGACTCGGGTGCTTTTGCGTGCTGCTGGAGCTGAGGACACTCTATGCTGAGGAATGGCTCCTCCTGCTTGCCAGCAAGCAACTGCCGGAGCAAGTGTCACTGACATCTCCTGGGGCGTGCAACCGCTTAGCAGACTCTACGGGCGTCAGCTGGAATCTAACACACAGCTGAATAAGTAACAGCCGAGGCTGGTGCGGAAGAGCGACGACTTTTAGACGTTGTGAATAAATGACTGAACTGTAATATAAACATTAACGTCGAGAACACTTCACTGGTTCCCATCTCTGTCCAGACTCCACGCATGGGTATCTCTGCTCAGACTCCGTAGATACGTGACTTAACGAATATAGCTGTTCACAAGTGTAGAACAAACCCTGATCTCGTAGTCATCCTTCGAATTCACAAGACCAAACAAACAGTGATATTTATTGACTTCAGAAAAGGATATTAATCcatagacaatatatatatatgtacttgcGTTCATACGCAAAGTGTCCACGCTGATACCACTCAATCCCTGTGGGTGCTAACCAGCCGCAGCAAGGGCTGGCCGATGCTCCAGAATAACAACAACCACTCCTAGGCGTAACAGGGAGGCAGCAGCTCGGTATCACAAGTGCGATCCCTTTGTTggcagggggctcaaccaaaagggtacataacgATCCCACTATTCGCATTAACTAATGAGCTAGCAATATCGGGTTTACAAGACAATGGCATCGAGTACAAAATGAAGAGGTAAGGCCATATGCTGAAGACGCTAAGTTGACTCACACTACAGAGATAAAATTTGGATggggaggtcaaaccccaaagtGGGACGTAAAACGTAAGGATAGCTGGGCCAATGTAATCAAAGACACCAAGATATGGGAGGGATGGGGCAAAGGGAAAGGATCGGGGACAGGAATGGCAGTGTGCAGGAAAAGGTTGGGAAAGGGAATGTGGCCTGGGAAGGAGGAAAGGACCTCAATATCTCAGGGCCCGTATTCACCAAACACGAACTCATGAAAGAGCTGTGAGCCCTGGGACAGCCGTCAGCTGGTGAACTCCAAAACAAATGCCCCCAGACAGGTTGTCAAAAATGGGCGACCAAAGTCTGAATGACCATATAACTCTCTGACAAGGCTACCTATTGCCTTGCATGTGAGGAAGTGTCAACTCACCTGCTTGCTGGTCTCCGACGTGGAGCCGCGGAACCAGGCGAGCGCCTTCTTGGCGTCGTCGAAGCGGCCCTGGCGCACCAGCCAGACGGGGCTCCTGGGGATGAAGCAGAGCGCGACGACAGCGAGCAGCGGCAGCACGGGCCCCGTGCCCGCCACCACGTGCCACTCTAGTCCGGCGCCCAGTGCGTACACCAGCAGGATGCCCATCGAGTAGCTCAGCGTCGGCACGCCCGCTAGCAGTCCACGGATGTGCACCTCGGACAGCTCGCCCAAAAATGCCTGCCACAAACAACAACAAAGTTTTTCTCTCTACCGTTGAAATTTCCTGACGTCGGTGCCTCTGAGCTTCTGCGACATCACAAAAATCACTCACGGCCACAGCCAGAATCCATGTACTCTTGGTGTCGTTCATCGTGCGAAGCAAGTTTTGCATCTTACGGCTCTGGAGATTTGATTGGAGTGGCGGACCTGGTTTAATGCTTTCCTTTGCTACACTACTAAATTAAACTAAATTTAAACTCCTGCCGCAGAAGCCGTGAAGGCCCAATgataccgactgaccgccgtgtgatcctcagcccacaggcatcactgaatgtggtcagcacaccgctctcccggccgtatgtcagtttccgagaccggagccgctacttctcaatcaagtagctcttcagtttgcctcacaagggctgagtgcaccacgcttgccaacaacgctcggcagaccggatggtcacccatccaagtgctagcccagctcgacagcgtttaacttcggcgatttgacgggaaccgatgcggcgaggccgttggctcTGCTACACTACATTACACTAAAAATCATTGTAAATAGCGTTTATTtatatacgcagactgaagcgacgaacgaaaatttgcaccaaggccgagattcgaaccagtctcctgcatactaggcagatgtgttaaccactacgccatcctggcacagtggtTTTACACAACTGTGCGGACTACCTTAGCACGCCTCCCTCCGCAATCCTCAATCCAAATATTGATACTGACGTACTGTTCCAACATGGTTGGGGAGTTTCTGCAATGTTGTTGGTGTTAGGGGCAATAACGACTGGTCTGAGGCGTGAAGggtaatttggactgaggagggaggcacaCTAGGATATTCAGTGCTATTGTGCAAGGCCACTGTGCTAGGTTGGATACTAGTGGTTAGTGCATTTGCCTAGTCAGGAggagacaggttcgaatcctggttttgGTAAAAAtttttcgtcgcttcagtctgcataagcacatcatagatggttcaaatggctctgagcactatgggactcaactgctgaggtcattagtcccctagaacttagaactagttaaacctaactaacctaaggacatcacaaacatccatgcccgaggcaggattcgaacctgcgaccgtagaggtcttgcggttccagactgcagcgcctttaaccgcacggccacttcggccggcgcacatcATAGATGTTTAAGACatgaaaagatctctggaaccatGTAGCTACCTTTGATCAGCGCATTCTAAATAAGTTTCGCCGGCCTCGCTTTGACCCATGAGACAAGGTTTAACATCTCGTAATTCCACAGTCAGTAATTAAAAGCCCTATAGCTAAATATACTTTCAGAAATATTTACAGATCGGGCCACTGGAGTGGAATATGTTCACTAACAATTCAGTGCGCCACCTGTTACTGGCTACTAGCAACTTCCTCTGatacaaatggctatgagcactatgggacttaacttctgaggtcatcagtcccctagaacttagaactacttaaacctaactaacccgaggacatcgcacacacccatgcccgaggcagcattcgaacctgcaaccgtagcggtcgcgtggttccagactgaagcgcctagaaccgctcggccactgcggccggctgaaaaAAAGTAAAACTGTTCCAACTCAGTAGGGGAAAAGCTACATAGAAACACGAAACAGATTAGTacgaaacaaattaaatttattagtaCCAACTAACCATAGCCAAGTCTGTCACTTTTATCTAACACCACCTCCAGCTGGCTAATGGTCACACGCTCTGCTCTGAGGCCAGTTTTGACCGAACAGGTCCACGCTCACTGAACAACAATAACACTGGAGGAGAAAAAGGGACGCCGCTTAAGCAGAATTCGACGTCCAGTCAAGGCAATGCGGTTTCGAAAGTTTTGTAGGTTTTTCGTAGCCGGAAAATATTCTCGTTGTTCACATAGGATCAGTAACTCCAGAATTCCGAAATTATGACCCCATTAAATTACAAACTCCTCCCCAGAGGGCCACGGCTTTTCACCTTAACCCCACGAGGGCCGCCGGACCACTGCTCGATTTCGTGAGCCCCAAATTGCTCCACAACATTACAGTAGACTCATGAAAATCCGACGTTTGACAGTCTCGTAAGTCGGTGATCGGAACTGCGCCTGTTCCAAACACGGATAGGACACATTTACTGCGACAGGCGCCTCCTCCCCTCTACCACTTGCCTCACGGCAATATAAAATGTGTGTTATCGACTGTGCTCTTTTCATGTTACTAGTGAATTTGAATTCTGCTACACGGATTAATCGTTCTGTTTCAATTTTTGTGTTGGAATGTGTTGTGTGATTGCGAGTCCAAGTTGAAAAGCTAAACGTAAGCATAAAAATTAGCTCTTACTGATAAAAGAGAAATTATTTGAAAGGTACGACCGAGGTGAATCTCCAACTTCCGTTCCCGAAGCTTGTGATACCGGGCGACCTACCGTTTATAAAGATGACTAAGAGAAAAACCCTTTGCATGAGCGACTACCCTGAAGTTGAGGAAGCTCTGTACGTTTGGTTTAAACAACAAAGTAGCAGACATGTCCCTAATTCGGGAGATATTTTGAAACAGAAAACCCAGCTTTTTTATAGTGAGATGACCAAGAAAGGTGATTTTCGTGCCAGCGATGGTTGGTTCGAAAACTTTAAGAAGCGGCATCGCGTTCGTTTCTTGAAGATGAACGGA
It contains:
- the LOC126473466 gene encoding facilitated trehalose transporter Tret1-like, whose amino-acid sequence is MDHEDSRPDAPMLQNGAGAQAQLLASEKLGPVDAAAALALRLPPAAPHADDDGDDDAGGQRRPRWSSAGTRNQLLAASACLLLTAGCGFPIGFSAVMLPQLRHNDSVIHTNEDMESWIASVHSAATPLGALFSSYLSEKVGRRTALQLTALPFLVGWLLLAFAQSYPVVMVGRIVCGFAVGVTASPCQAFLGELSEVHIRGLLAGVPTLSYSMGILLVYALGAGLEWHVVAGTGPVLPLLAVVALCFIPRSPVWLVRQGRFDDAKKALAWFRGSTSETSKQVARELTELIERARSDDEQQASQTKGGCCKVFVMPQVYKPLLIVNLLNIMQIVSGTFLVIFYGVDIVVKSASSTGSQIKGETFSVAVAVVRMVFCVVGCCLLIWWTRRRMAMVSGVLSALSALALGVVCLLKEHRPASEPVPASEPMVIAALLLLYVATNTAGFFLLPVIAIGELLPARVRGVAGGYTFFIFNSGLFVATKVFPFLTDVIGIAGIFMAFGMASLLGTLLVYLIMPETKGRTLNEVEDYFAGDNFLWITRHKYQSVTPISPLPKA